From Paucibacter aquatile, the proteins below share one genomic window:
- a CDS encoding ABC transporter ATP-binding protein: MTLTQMLAGFVRRHWPAYAGSALMLAGIALLIVWIPRQVGQVVDGLVAGRLQGMALLRELGLLVGAGVSIYLLRVGWRLALFAAAYRLGQQLRTRLYARLSLQGPAYFQAKRTGDLMALATNDIDAVEMAAGEALLAAFDGSLTLLLVLLMMTVGVDWRLGLATLIPFPFMAFAFWRISNHVHQAWQSSLAQFSGLNQHVQEGLSGVRTLRALGLLPRNTRQFSELAAGAGEASFQAQRWEAAFEPAVGMTLSAAMAIALGLGGWLVARQELSIGQLTSFTMYLGQLIWPMFAAGWVLSLLERGRAAWDRLGPVLEAPLSLQDEGQAELPRAATLRFEGVSFSYPEAEKAALQDIALELPPGQTLGLVGPTGSGKSTLLRLLLRQFEPSQGQITFGGQVLPALRLAALRRALAWVPQEPFLFSARIAENIALARPEASPAEIEEAARLAAVHEDIQRLPQGYATEIGERGVTLSGGQRQRVAIARALLHLGVPSAGPAHSGGMGMLLLDDALSAVDTGTETQILDHLRTQRRQRPEHSAIIVSHRLSAVMEADQILVLRGGRITERGSHAELLALGGWYATQWRYQQLEASLDAL, translated from the coding sequence ATGACCCTGACCCAGATGCTCGCCGGCTTTGTGCGCCGGCATTGGCCGGCCTATGCCGGCTCGGCCCTGATGCTGGCGGGCATTGCCCTGCTGATCGTCTGGATCCCGCGCCAGGTGGGCCAGGTGGTGGACGGCCTGGTGGCCGGCCGATTGCAAGGCATGGCCCTGCTGCGCGAGCTGGGTTTGCTGGTCGGGGCCGGTGTGTCCATTTACCTGCTGCGCGTGGGCTGGCGACTGGCCTTGTTCGCCGCCGCCTACCGCCTGGGCCAGCAGCTGCGCACCCGGCTCTATGCCCGGCTGAGCCTGCAAGGCCCGGCCTATTTCCAGGCCAAGCGCACCGGCGACCTGATGGCCCTGGCCACCAACGACATCGACGCCGTCGAGATGGCGGCCGGTGAAGCCCTGCTCGCTGCCTTTGACGGCAGCCTGACCTTGCTGCTGGTGCTCTTGATGATGACGGTGGGGGTGGACTGGCGCCTGGGTCTGGCAACGCTCATTCCCTTCCCCTTCATGGCCTTCGCCTTCTGGCGCATCTCCAACCATGTGCACCAGGCCTGGCAGAGCTCGCTGGCCCAGTTCTCGGGCCTGAACCAGCATGTGCAAGAAGGCCTGAGCGGCGTGCGCACCCTGCGCGCCCTGGGCCTGCTGCCGCGCAACACCCGCCAGTTCAGCGAGCTGGCCGCTGGAGCCGGCGAGGCCAGCTTCCAGGCCCAGCGCTGGGAGGCGGCATTCGAGCCCGCCGTGGGCATGACCCTGAGCGCGGCCATGGCCATCGCCCTGGGCCTGGGCGGCTGGCTGGTGGCGCGCCAGGAGCTGAGCATCGGCCAGCTGACCTCCTTCACCATGTACCTGGGCCAGCTGATCTGGCCCATGTTCGCCGCCGGCTGGGTGCTGTCCCTGCTGGAGCGCGGCCGCGCCGCCTGGGACCGCCTGGGCCCGGTGCTGGAAGCGCCGCTGAGCTTGCAGGACGAAGGCCAGGCCGAGCTGCCGCGGGCCGCCACCCTGCGTTTCGAGGGCGTCAGCTTCAGCTACCCCGAGGCCGAGAAAGCCGCGCTGCAAGATATCGCGCTGGAGCTGCCGCCCGGCCAGACCCTGGGCCTGGTGGGCCCGACCGGATCGGGCAAATCCACCCTGCTGCGCCTGCTGCTGCGCCAGTTCGAGCCCAGCCAAGGCCAGATCACCTTCGGGGGCCAGGTCTTGCCTGCGCTGCGCCTGGCCGCGCTGCGGCGCGCCCTGGCCTGGGTGCCGCAAGAACCGTTTCTGTTCTCGGCCCGCATTGCCGAGAACATCGCCCTGGCCCGGCCCGAGGCCAGCCCTGCCGAGATCGAAGAAGCCGCCCGCCTGGCCGCCGTGCACGAGGACATCCAGCGCCTGCCGCAGGGCTATGCCACGGAAATCGGCGAGCGCGGCGTGACGCTCTCGGGCGGCCAACGCCAGCGGGTGGCGATCGCCCGGGCGCTGCTCCATCTCGGTGTTCCAAGCGCCGGGCCAGCACATTCAGGCGGCATGGGGATGCTGCTCCTCGATGACGCGCTCTCGGCCGTGGACACCGGCACCGAAACACAGATCCTCGACCACCTGCGCACCCAGCGCCGCCAGCGCCCCGAGCACAGCGCCATCATCGTCAGCCACCGCCTGAGCGCGGTCATGGAGGCCGATCAGATCCTGGTGCTGCGCGGCGGCCGCATCACCGAGCGAGGCAGCCACGCCGAGCTGCTCGCCCTGGGTGGCTGGTATGCCACCCAGTGGCGCTATCAACAACTGGAGGCCAGCCTTGACGCACTCTGA